The following are encoded together in the Thermofilaceae archaeon genome:
- a CDS encoding OPT/YSL family transporter: MGVERLESGLTWRAMAIVAMAALVFVPASTYLYLVTGATLGVVGTYAMLMIFAYIMRMLGFELRPQEVFVTYVGVAAVAGLASTSYFLIIYRMYFVESPIARSYYIGGVPLYEAVPEWLAPPLGSRAYLVRTFFQPDLVKPIAAWTVAMVLTVLAELSLVILASHAFVEVQKLPFPFAQVDATIVTAISSGERFRELVKYLMPGFYTGLVYGLILYLGPFLGFPIIPLPFIDLTRLTSATLPGAVIGVATSLTAWVGGMVVPLGISSVALATSVAVWVFGNYLILTNPSLRVIFPEWAMEYYQGMDLVRVLQRSQVRVWLPIQIGAALGFAALVLAKYRRAFGTTARAIYLSIKGAGRESVFPPLRLALALYLAATLTSVAVFHYLIPGFPLAIPLVMSLVVGTLMGFVSASVVGESGASFSSPPFLWHTIVYLTPAQHLSPREAYSAFVYPPVIAGSMTGGGAQVMKAALLTGTKPSDVIKVWILAFALGVLINLLSLDMLWRIAPIPSSAYPSTVISMPATAMIDALLVTRGLRIEPGILMGSAAGAVMMAALVEALAKLLKVGVSSSGLLLGLFTPPVTAIPMFTGSALGWLVLRRRFKERWEQARYAIVAGTLIGEGLAATIAIIGLMLSKASWLWPW; the protein is encoded by the coding sequence CACCTACCTCTACCTGGTTACGGGCGCCACGCTGGGTGTTGTCGGCACGTACGCGATGCTGATGATCTTCGCCTACATCATGAGAATGCTCGGCTTTGAGCTGAGACCCCAGGAGGTCTTCGTCACCTACGTGGGCGTGGCAGCGGTCGCGGGCCTCGCATCCACCTCCTACTTCCTCATCATCTACAGGATGTACTTCGTTGAGAGCCCTATCGCCCGCTCCTACTACATAGGCGGGGTCCCCCTGTACGAGGCGGTCCCCGAGTGGCTGGCCCCACCCCTCGGCTCAAGGGCGTACCTAGTTCGCACGTTCTTCCAGCCGGATCTCGTCAAGCCGATCGCCGCCTGGACGGTAGCGATGGTCCTTACTGTGCTCGCCGAGCTCTCCCTAGTCATACTCGCCTCTCACGCTTTTGTGGAGGTTCAGAAGCTCCCCTTCCCCTTCGCCCAGGTCGACGCAACGATCGTCACCGCAATCTCCAGCGGCGAGCGCTTCCGCGAGCTGGTCAAGTACCTGATGCCCGGCTTCTACACGGGGCTCGTCTACGGGCTGATCCTCTACCTTGGCCCCTTCCTCGGCTTCCCCATAATCCCCCTACCCTTCATCGACTTAACCCGTTTAACTTCCGCAACCCTGCCCGGGGCTGTGATCGGTGTAGCGACGAGCCTTACGGCCTGGGTAGGGGGGATGGTCGTACCGTTGGGGATCTCCTCGGTAGCCTTGGCAACATCGGTGGCTGTCTGGGTCTTCGGCAACTACCTCATCCTGACGAACCCCTCGCTGAGGGTGATTTTCCCGGAGTGGGCCATGGAGTACTACCAGGGGATGGATCTCGTCAGGGTGCTGCAGAGGTCTCAAGTCAGAGTTTGGCTCCCAATCCAGATCGGCGCCGCGCTCGGCTTCGCAGCCCTCGTTCTAGCCAAGTACAGGAGAGCCTTCGGTACAACGGCTAGGGCCATCTACCTGTCGATCAAAGGGGCCGGCAGGGAGAGCGTTTTCCCCCCGCTCCGCCTCGCGCTAGCCCTCTACCTAGCCGCGACGCTCACCTCCGTCGCCGTCTTCCACTACCTGATCCCCGGCTTCCCTCTCGCAATCCCGCTCGTGATGTCCCTGGTGGTCGGCACTCTGATGGGCTTTGTTTCCGCCTCTGTCGTCGGTGAGAGCGGAGCCTCCTTCTCCTCACCACCGTTCCTCTGGCACACGATCGTCTACCTGACGCCCGCGCAGCACCTCTCCCCGAGGGAGGCGTACTCCGCCTTCGTCTACCCGCCCGTCATCGCAGGCTCTATGACCGGCGGTGGCGCTCAAGTGATGAAGGCCGCGCTGCTCACTGGCACAAAGCCCTCTGACGTCATCAAAGTGTGGATTCTCGCCTTCGCGTTAGGGGTTCTCATCAACCTTCTGTCCCTGGACATGCTGTGGAGGATCGCGCCTATACCGAGCAGCGCTTACCCGAGCACCGTCATCTCGATGCCGGCGACGGCGATGATCGACGCCCTCCTCGTCACAAGGGGGTTGAGGATCGAGCCCGGGATACTGATGGGCTCGGCGGCGGGAGCCGTGATGATGGCGGCCCTCGTCGAGGCCCTGGCAAAGCTGCTCAAGGTTGGGGTCTCCTCCTCCGGCCTCCTGCTCGGCCTCTTCACTCCCCCCGTAACGGCGATACCGATGTTCACCGGCTCAGCGCTCGGCTGGCTGGTGTTGCGCCGCAGGTTTAAGGAGCGCTGGGAGCAGGCCCGCTACGCGATTGTCGCCGGGACTTTGATAGGGGAGGGGTTGGCGGCTACAATAGCTATAATAGGCTTAATGCTGTCGAAAGCCTCGTGGCTCTGGCCGTGGTGA